The following proteins are co-located in the Triticum aestivum cultivar Chinese Spring chromosome 1A, IWGSC CS RefSeq v2.1, whole genome shotgun sequence genome:
- the LOC123108878 gene encoding agamous-like MADS-box protein AGL61, translating to MKGCQCRENRLVEDRESRQVTFSKRKSGIWKKASELALPCRASLTVVVFSEAGKGFAFGSPSTDAVLAYTGYGDTNAHPAATDDVEWEALEALCRETEKKGVEVVVEAARMSVVGKKVVDVQTQVGRWFWWEADVEALGEAELPEFARALQHLRDNVRRRADNLVSALPPQ from the coding sequence ATGAAAGGGTGCCAGTGCCGCGAGAACCGGCTGGTGGAGGACAGGGAGTCCCGGCAGGTGACCTTCTCCAAGCGCAAGTCGGGGATATGGAAGAAGGCCTCCGAGCTCGCCCTGCCCTGTCGCGCCAGTCTCACCGTCGTTGTCTTTTCCGAGGCCGGCAAAGGCTTCGCGTTTGGCAGCCCCTCCACCGACGCCGTCCTGGCCTACACCGGCTACGGCGACACCAATGCTCATCCTGCTGCCACTGATGACGTGGAGTGGGAGGCCCTGGAGGCGCTATGCCGGGAGACGGAGAAGAAAGGCGTGGAGGTGGTCGTGGAGGCCGCGCGGATGAGCGTCGTTGGGAAGAAGGTGGTGGACGTGCAGACGCAGGTGGGGAGGTGGTTCTGGTGGGAGGCGGACGTGGAGGCGCTCGGTGAGGCCGAGCTGCCCGAGTTCGCAAGGGCGCTCCAGCATCTCAGGGACAACGTGCGCCGCCGTGCCGACAACCTGGTGTCTGCTCTACCGCCGCAGTAG
- the LOC123188817 gene encoding UDP-glycosyltransferase 86A1-like, with protein MGSHRCPLRCHIASQVPATVRRKPEELASSRYVIMAQKEAGVGATSGGGKAKPHAVVVVYPLQGHVIPVTHLALRLAARGFAVTVVNTEAVHDQTARALGVDPAGYDFFAGARASGMDVRYELISDGLPVGFDRSLHHDEFMGSLLHAHSGHVEEVLARVVVDPAATCLVADTFFVWPATLASKFGIAYVSFWTEPALIFNLYYHVHLLTNNGHFGCNGEKYDFWNPLQYAYVSMQQSATNIFAEKIIRVFRSLK; from the coding sequence ATGGGGTCACACCGATGCCCACTACGGTGTCATATAGCAAGTCAAGTGCCAGCGACGGTTCGCAGGAAACCAGAGGAACTAGCTAGCTCGAGGTACGTGATCATGGCGCAAAAGGAGGCCGGCGTAGGAGCCACGAGCGGCGGCGGCAAGGCCAAGCCGCACGCGGTGGTGGTGGTGTACCCGCTGCAGGGCCATGTCATCCCCGTCACGCACCTCGCGctgcggctggcggcgcggggcttCGCCGTCACGGTCGTCAACACGGAGGCCGTGCACGACCAGACGGCGCGCGCTCTCGGCGTCGACCCGGCCGGCTACGACTTCTTCGCCGGCGCGCGCGCGTCGGGGATGGACGTGCGCTACGAGCTTATCAGCGACGGCCTCCCCGTGGGGTTCGACCGGTCGCTGCATCACGACGAGTTCATGGGCTCGCTGCTCCACGCGCACTCCGGCCACGTCGAGGAGGTGCTCGCCCGCGTCGTGGTCGACCCGGCCGCGACGTGCCTCGTCGCCGACACCTTCTTCGTGTGGCCGGCGACGCTGGCCAGCAAGTTCGGCATCGCGTACGTGTCCTTCTGGACCGAGCCCGCGCTCATCTTCAACCTCTACTACCACGTCCACCTGCTCACCAACAACGGCCACTTCGGTTGCAACGGTGAAAAATACGATTTTTGGAATCCACTCCAATATGCTTATGTTTCAATGCAACAGAGTGCCACTAATATTTTTGCCGAAAAAATAATAAGAGTGTTCAGATCACTAAAGTGA